In Phycisphaerae bacterium, the genomic window CCGCTCTACCTGGAAAAACCGGTCGCGATCAACATGAAGCAGGCGACCGCCCTCGAAAAGGCATTCGAGAAATCCAGGTGCCAGGTGGTGGTCAGCTTCCCGCTGCGGGTCTCGCCCCTGTGCCTGATGGCCCGCCAGTTGATCGAGGAAGGCGCGGTCGGCTCGCCCGAGCACATCCTCGGCGTCAACTACGTGCCCTACGGAACCGTCTACTTCGACAATGCCTACCGCGACTTCGCCATGACCCAGGGCTTGTTCCTCCAGAAGGCGACGCACGATCTGGACTACATGAGCTTCCTGATGGGCTCGAACATCGTGCGCGTCGGCGCGATGGCCACCTGGGGCCGCGTGTTCGGCGGCCGAAAGAAAGCCAACCTCAGATGCAGCCAATGCCCCGAAGCCGAAAGCTGCCTCGAGAGCCCGCAAAACCGCAAGTACAACTACTCCGGCGGCGACCCGAACGACCATCCGTGCGTCTTCGGCCGCGACATCGGCACGCCGCCGAACATGAACGAGGACTCCTCGAGCACGATCATGGAGTTCGCCTCCGGCGTCCACGGCGCCTACACCCAGGTCTTCTTCAGCCGCCGCGACGCCCAGACCCGCGGCGCGACGGTCAGCGGCTATCACGGAACCGTCCGCTTCGACTGGTACGCCAACGAACTCGT contains:
- a CDS encoding Gfo/Idh/MocA family oxidoreductase; protein product: MIRLGVVGHGGRISSVISHCLRAVEPDIRVVGIVDPDEQGARSRLADCDQQDVVFYKNLAQMVSKAKLDGLCIGTRCHQHTPYAIEAAKYDLPLYLEKPVAINMKQATALEKAFEKSRCQVVVSFPLRVSPLCLMARQLIEEGAVGSPEHILGVNYVPYGTVYFDNAYRDFAMTQGLFLQKATHDLDYMSFLMGSNIVRVGAMATWGRVFGGRKKANLRCSQCPEAESCLESPQNRKYNYSGGDPNDHPCVFGRDIGTPPNMNEDSSSTIMEFASGVHGAYTQVFFSRRDAQTRGATVSGYHGTVRFDWYANELVRVRHHAPFTDTIKAGSGMSHFGGDLELARDFVGLIQGKAKSRTTVQMGIQSAYVCLACKESAEKGRFVNVRQVGQ